In Pseudomonas sp. FP1742, the DNA window CCGAAATCCCCAAGCGACGAGCCGCGCGTAACGCCGACAATCCCAGCGGTCCTTCGGTGGCGATGTACAACACATCCGGGCGATGACGTTTCCAGCGTCGCAACAGCTTGTGCATCGACGACTGACCCCATTGCAGGCCGGGATAGCCCGGTAGCGGCCAGCCCCGACACAACAGCAATTCATCGTTGCTACCCATGAGCAGGTCGCCACCCTGACGTGGACGCACCAACTCGACCTGATGCCCGCGCGCGCGCAAACCGTCGCACAAGCGGCCAAGGGTATTGGCCACGCCGTTGATTTCCGGTGGGAAGGTTTCGGTGATCAAGGTGATATGCAGAGCTGTCGTCATGACCTCAGTGTCGGCTGAGGCCATGTCGTCATTGTGACGGCTGGGTGATGGATTTGTGACGAGCCTAGCGGCGTGCCGCCACCAGACTCTCCGCGCCACGCTCACGCACCCAGAACAGCGTCGCCCCGGCCACTGCGGCCGGCATCATCAGGATGTTCACCACCGGAATCAGCAACACCAGATATACGATCCCGCCAAAACTCATGCTCTGCCAGCGCTTCTTGCGCAACCAGGCGAGCATCTCGTTCCAGCCAAGCTTGTGGTTGTCCGCCGGGTAGTCGATGTACTGGATCGCCATCATCCATACCCCGAACAAAAGCCACAGCGGCGCGGCGATGATGTTGACCACCGGGATGAAGGAGAGAATGAACAGCCCGATGGCCCTGGGCAGGAAGTAGCCGAGTTTGCGCATTTCCCGCGACAGGGTGCGGGGGATCATGGCAATCAGTTCACCCCAACTGAAGGTCGGGAAATCGTCGGTGCCACGCACCACCACTTCGACTTTCTCCGCGAGGAAGCCGTTGAATGGCGCAGCGATGACGTTGGCGAGCATGGTGAAGGTGAAGAACACCATCAACACCACTAACACGACGAATATCGGCCAGAGGATGTAACTGAGAAAACTCAGCCAGTCGGGCAGGGACGGCATCAGCGTATCGACCCACATACTGAACTGATGGCCAGCCAGATAGATCAATCCGACGAACAGCACCAGGTTGATCGCCAGCGGCAACAACACGAACAAGCGCAGGCCTGGGCTCAGGACCAGCTTGAGGCCCTCGCGCAGGTATTGCGGGCCAGACAGAACGGGGGCGGGCATAACGTGCTCCGAGCAAAGGGTAAACGCGCCGACCTTACCGGCTTTGCCTGGCAGGCGAAAGTGCGGTTGCGGCATCGACATTAACTGTAACAAAGGCGTCTAT includes these proteins:
- the cysZ gene encoding sulfate transporter CysZ; its protein translation is MPAPVLSGPQYLREGLKLVLSPGLRLFVLLPLAINLVLFVGLIYLAGHQFSMWVDTLMPSLPDWLSFLSYILWPIFVVLVVLMVFFTFTMLANVIAAPFNGFLAEKVEVVVRGTDDFPTFSWGELIAMIPRTLSREMRKLGYFLPRAIGLFILSFIPVVNIIAAPLWLLFGVWMMAIQYIDYPADNHKLGWNEMLAWLRKKRWQSMSFGGIVYLVLLIPVVNILMMPAAVAGATLFWVRERGAESLVAARR